One region of Collinsella aerofaciens ATCC 25986 genomic DNA includes:
- a CDS encoding metal-dependent hydrolase family protein, whose translation MSTKYAIVGGKLIDGTGAGPVENSLVLVDDNGKIEYAGAMQDLPEGVEVIDAAGKTVLPGLIDTHLHFSGNLTDDDTDWVMQPLLEKQAVAVKQAYDCLTHGLTTVCEIGRFGIQIRDCIDKGVFKGPRVLATGLGFCRVAGHGDSHHCSQELNKESHPWGDQVDGPWDLRKAVRRRLRENPDAIKIWATGGGIWRWDSGRDQHYCSEEIQAVVEEAKMVGIPVWSHCYNNHAAAYDSVRFGCEQLIHGFDIDERTMDLMAEQGTFFTPTIAFLPTWYATYPPVYVPELHDKYEGTLVEKELQRNYDCLREAKKRGVVMTIGSDSFSFVTPYGTCSIEEMYEFVDKIGFTPVETITCATLNGAKMCHIEDETGSIEAGKCADLLVVNGDVAADIHVLNTDNMDVIMKDGWIVEGGTFGEANKYSA comes from the coding sequence ATGTCCACTAAGTATGCAATCGTTGGCGGCAAGCTCATCGACGGTACCGGTGCCGGGCCGGTCGAGAACTCCCTCGTTCTCGTCGACGACAACGGCAAGATCGAGTACGCCGGCGCCATGCAGGACCTTCCCGAGGGCGTTGAGGTCATCGACGCCGCCGGCAAGACCGTCCTTCCCGGCCTGATCGACACCCACCTGCACTTCTCGGGCAACTTGACCGACGATGACACCGACTGGGTCATGCAGCCGCTCCTCGAGAAGCAGGCCGTCGCCGTCAAGCAGGCCTACGACTGCCTCACCCACGGCCTCACCACCGTCTGCGAGATCGGCCGCTTTGGTATCCAGATCCGTGACTGCATCGACAAGGGCGTCTTCAAGGGCCCGCGCGTTCTGGCCACCGGCCTTGGCTTCTGCCGCGTTGCCGGCCACGGCGACTCCCACCACTGCAGCCAGGAGCTCAACAAGGAATCGCACCCCTGGGGCGATCAGGTCGACGGTCCTTGGGATCTGCGCAAGGCCGTCCGCCGTCGCCTGCGTGAGAACCCCGATGCCATCAAGATCTGGGCTACCGGTGGCGGCATCTGGCGCTGGGACTCCGGCCGCGACCAGCACTACTGCTCCGAGGAGATCCAGGCCGTGGTCGAAGAGGCAAAGATGGTCGGCATCCCCGTGTGGAGCCACTGCTACAACAACCACGCCGCTGCCTACGATTCCGTTCGCTTTGGCTGCGAGCAGCTGATTCACGGCTTCGATATCGATGAGCGCACCATGGACCTCATGGCCGAGCAGGGCACCTTCTTCACTCCGACGATCGCCTTCCTGCCCACCTGGTACGCCACCTATCCGCCCGTCTACGTTCCCGAGCTGCACGACAAGTACGAGGGCACCCTGGTCGAGAAGGAGCTGCAGCGCAACTACGACTGCCTGCGCGAGGCCAAGAAGCGCGGCGTCGTCATGACGATCGGCTCCGACTCCTTCTCCTTCGTCACCCCGTACGGCACTTGCTCCATCGAGGAGATGTACGAGTTCGTCGACAAGATCGGCTTCACTCCGGTCGAGACCATCACCTGCGCCACCCTCAACGGTGCCAAGATGTGCCACATCGAGGACGAGACCGGTTCCATCGAGGCCGGCAAGTGCGCCGACCTGCTGGTCGTCAACGGTGACGTCGCCGCCGACATCCACGTGCTCAACACCGACAACATGGACGTCATCATGAAGGACGGCTGGATTGTCGAGGGCGGCACCTTCGGCGAGGCAAACAAGTACAGCGCCTAA
- a CDS encoding LytR/AlgR family response regulator transcription factor, with amino-acid sequence MSEGWNILVVDDEPPIRAELRYLLEKDTRVGQIAEAGNVTEAVESILSNKPNVLFLDITMPGRSGIELAETLQNLKTPPVVVFVTAFAEFAADAYNLDAVDYVVKPVEDARLSKALDKIEAALGARRVIHAPRQPLRLTVDRGGKKVFIPAADVCYFEARADFCNAICAEGTYLINESISSLERRLVSEGFIRVHRSYLVNLEDVHNVEIGSTGLMELRLDRVTSTVPVSRRRAAEVKAHLGLA; translated from the coding sequence ATGTCCGAAGGCTGGAACATCTTGGTGGTTGATGACGAACCTCCCATTAGGGCTGAGCTACGCTATCTGTTGGAAAAGGATACGCGTGTGGGCCAGATTGCCGAGGCGGGCAATGTCACCGAGGCCGTGGAGTCGATTCTCTCGAACAAGCCCAACGTGTTGTTTTTGGACATCACGATGCCCGGCCGCTCGGGAATTGAGCTTGCCGAGACGCTGCAGAACCTAAAGACGCCGCCGGTGGTTGTGTTTGTGACGGCGTTTGCCGAGTTTGCCGCCGATGCGTATAACCTCGATGCGGTCGACTATGTCGTCAAGCCGGTCGAGGACGCACGCCTGTCAAAGGCACTCGACAAGATCGAGGCAGCCTTGGGTGCCCGTCGTGTTATCCACGCTCCGCGCCAGCCTTTGCGTCTGACGGTGGACCGCGGGGGCAAAAAGGTGTTCATTCCCGCCGCAGACGTCTGCTACTTTGAGGCGCGCGCCGATTTTTGCAACGCCATCTGCGCCGAGGGAACGTACCTGATCAATGAGTCGATCTCTTCGCTCGAGCGTCGCTTGGTCTCCGAGGGCTTTATTCGCGTTCATCGCAGCTATCTGGTCAATTTGGAAGACGTGCACAATGTCGAGATCGGTTCCACGGGTCTTATGGAGCTCAGACTCGATCGCGTAACCTCGACGGTGCCCGTGTCCCGCCGTCGCGCTGCCGAGGTTAAAGCACACTTGGGGCTTGCGTAG
- a CDS encoding MFS transporter, which translates to MKYTKLERNWVMYDVGNSALVLLNTSVVPIYFNAINTGASSADLVVAWGNAQTIASLVIAMLMPILGALADYAGNKIKFFLGFFLTGLVLCLAQAIPMSAMAFLTVYVLCTIGLNSSMTFYDAMLPDITTDERMDAVSSSGYAWGYIGSTVPFVICLALIMGGPALGVPTMLATRLSFIITGAWWLIFTLPLIRTYKQKYGRERGPEDTIGHIVGGVFSEVGHTMREIAHNKTVLVYMIAFFFYIDGVHTVISMATSYGSALGIDSTQLVLALLVTQFVAFPSAIIYGKLAGRVGTLNMILVAVAAYMGIVLFAAFFLKTAFEFWVLAIMVGLFQGGVQALSRSYFGRIIPKEKSNEYYGFFDIFGRYASVMGTFLVSVVTSLTGNPSLGVLSIGVLLIVGFMLLVRLSRMTRAAEHAA; encoded by the coding sequence ATGAAATACACCAAGCTCGAGCGTAACTGGGTTATGTATGATGTGGGCAATTCGGCCCTCGTGCTGCTCAATACCTCGGTGGTGCCCATTTACTTTAACGCCATCAATACCGGCGCTTCCTCGGCCGACCTGGTGGTCGCCTGGGGCAATGCGCAGACGATTGCCTCGCTGGTCATCGCCATGCTCATGCCCATTCTGGGCGCGCTTGCCGACTACGCCGGCAACAAGATCAAGTTCTTCTTGGGCTTCTTCCTCACGGGCCTGGTGCTTTGCCTGGCGCAGGCTATCCCAATGTCCGCCATGGCATTTTTGACCGTGTACGTGCTGTGCACCATCGGCCTTAACTCTTCTATGACGTTCTACGACGCCATGCTGCCCGACATTACCACCGACGAGCGCATGGACGCCGTGTCCAGCTCGGGTTATGCCTGGGGCTACATCGGTTCCACCGTGCCGTTCGTCATCTGCCTGGCGCTCATCATGGGTGGCCCCGCTCTTGGTGTCCCCACCATGCTGGCAACGCGTCTGTCGTTTATCATCACCGGTGCCTGGTGGCTCATCTTTACCCTGCCGCTCATTCGCACCTATAAGCAAAAGTACGGTCGCGAGCGCGGTCCCGAGGACACCATCGGCCACATCGTGGGCGGTGTGTTCTCCGAGGTCGGACACACCATGCGCGAGATCGCCCACAACAAGACCGTGCTGGTCTACATGATCGCGTTCTTCTTCTATATCGACGGTGTGCACACGGTCATTTCCATGGCAACCAGCTACGGATCGGCCTTGGGCATCGATTCGACCCAGTTGGTCCTGGCGCTGCTCGTCACGCAGTTCGTGGCCTTTCCGTCCGCCATCATCTACGGCAAGCTTGCCGGACGCGTGGGCACGCTCAACATGATCTTGGTGGCAGTCGCCGCCTATATGGGCATTGTGCTGTTCGCCGCGTTCTTCCTAAAGACCGCCTTTGAATTCTGGGTGCTTGCCATTATGGTCGGCCTGTTCCAGGGCGGCGTGCAGGCGCTCAGCCGTAGCTACTTTGGCCGCATTATCCCCAAGGAAAAGTCCAACGAGTACTACGGCTTCTTTGACATCTTCGGTCGTTATGCAAGCGTCATGGGCACTTTCCTAGTGTCGGTCGTCACCTCGCTGACCGGCAATCCGTCGCTGGGCGTCCTTTCCATTGGCGTGCTGCTGATCGTTGGCTTTATGCTGCTGGTCCGCCTGTCCCGCATGACTCGGGCGGCAGAGCATGCCGCATAG
- a CDS encoding zinc dependent phospholipase C family protein produces MPALITHHLFGEESIDRLPQGVITSDEERIAFILGNQGPDPFFFHILTPRVSDCTLLAQVMHRSRMSRQFACLRDGVSHLLPRDASLGRAFALGLLSHYVLDRNAHPFVYEQQFGIVESDSELEDSSSQVHAVIESDLDVLMLQLKRDGATVDDYPPAGEIVTTDRINRVAGVLMSYVAGRVYGIDIPAGEYGAAVANMQRLYRAIEPAGSAKTRAISLVEGLVHDYSLLDGLAHRVTTELPERTGNLGHLTWKNPFTDEVSNESFPEVFDRALVDYECTVARFIETGDMDAVTSHVNYSGRVLNADEEFDREE; encoded by the coding sequence ATGCCCGCGCTTATCACCCATCATCTGTTTGGCGAGGAAAGCATCGACCGTCTTCCGCAGGGCGTCATCACGTCCGATGAAGAGCGCATTGCCTTTATCTTGGGCAACCAAGGCCCCGACCCGTTTTTCTTTCACATTCTGACACCGCGTGTTTCCGACTGCACGCTGCTGGCGCAGGTCATGCATCGGTCGCGCATGTCTCGCCAGTTCGCGTGCCTGCGCGACGGCGTGTCGCATCTGCTGCCGCGCGACGCCAGCTTGGGTCGCGCCTTTGCGCTGGGCCTGCTGTCTCATTACGTGCTCGACCGCAACGCCCACCCCTTTGTCTATGAGCAGCAGTTTGGCATCGTGGAATCCGACTCAGAGCTTGAGGATTCGAGCAGTCAGGTCCATGCCGTGATCGAGAGCGACCTGGATGTACTGATGCTGCAGCTTAAACGCGATGGCGCTACGGTCGACGATTACCCGCCGGCGGGCGAGATCGTCACCACCGATCGCATCAATCGCGTGGCCGGCGTGCTGATGAGCTATGTTGCCGGACGCGTGTATGGCATTGACATTCCGGCGGGGGAGTACGGTGCTGCCGTTGCCAATATGCAGCGACTTTACCGCGCGATTGAGCCGGCCGGCTCCGCAAAGACGCGCGCGATCTCGCTGGTTGAGGGCTTGGTGCACGACTACTCGCTGCTCGACGGCCTTGCCCATCGCGTGACGACGGAGCTGCCCGAGCGCACCGGTAACCTGGGCCATCTGACATGGAAGAATCCCTTTACCGACGAGGTCTCGAACGAGAGTTTCCCCGAGGTCTTTGATCGCGCGCTGGTCGATTACGAGTGCACGGTCGCACGTTTTATCGAGACCGGTGACATGGATGCCGTGACCAGTCACGTCAACTACAGCGGTCGCGTGCTCAATGCCGATGAGGAGTTCGACCGCGAGGAATAG
- a CDS encoding sensor histidine kinase — MTVDLNRLILGKSYNSTKVFRTAQHVVQAILLGIVVPLLILLLIWDLTDNPNPVPAVVVIAGLVMLCFFFSYVFLVPDDLTSSATDRTLAIASKIFAYTSRGLTPEAALGASKIILSETTASAICFTDGKQVLASWGEDSAKCPAGTPVVLRTTLNVINSGEQSVFSRDASTETGGYFPRLRAGIVAPLTVRGHCVGTLELYYPRLSSIDMRQTALASGFADLISTQLASFELERQDELTARVELRALQSQVDPHFLFNTISTIVSLVRTEPDKARSLLIDFSNYYRQTLSDSDTLTTLEHEVEQGTRYINLMQARYGDGRLRVSVDIDFEVRDCMVPPFILQPLLENCIKHAQRETEPLSIHVRAFETDDGLEIIVEDDGIGMSEEVCAHLFEQHRLEEPESITADGSVKRGCGLALFNVLQRIHFFYGEDSGMRVKSQEGVGTQVIVELNGEPHEPAPLTA; from the coding sequence ATGACGGTGGATCTCAATAGGCTGATTCTGGGCAAGAGCTACAACTCTACCAAGGTCTTTCGTACCGCTCAGCATGTGGTTCAAGCCATCTTGCTCGGTATTGTCGTTCCGCTGCTTATCCTGCTGCTCATCTGGGATCTAACCGATAATCCCAATCCCGTTCCGGCCGTTGTCGTCATTGCCGGCTTGGTCATGCTGTGCTTCTTCTTCTCGTACGTCTTTCTCGTTCCCGACGACCTCACATCGAGCGCAACCGACCGCACGCTCGCCATCGCTTCAAAAATATTCGCCTACACGTCGCGCGGCCTTACGCCCGAAGCTGCCCTGGGCGCCTCTAAGATCATCCTGTCCGAAACTACCGCCTCTGCCATCTGCTTTACCGACGGCAAGCAGGTGTTGGCAAGCTGGGGCGAGGACTCGGCAAAATGCCCCGCGGGCACCCCGGTGGTGCTGCGGACTACGCTCAACGTGATCAACAGCGGTGAGCAAAGCGTGTTCTCGCGCGATGCCTCGACCGAGACAGGTGGCTACTTTCCGCGCCTGCGCGCCGGTATTGTCGCACCGCTTACCGTGCGCGGGCATTGCGTGGGCACGCTCGAGTTGTATTATCCCCGTCTGAGCAGCATCGATATGCGCCAGACGGCGCTTGCCTCGGGCTTTGCCGACCTCATTTCCACGCAGCTTGCGAGCTTTGAGCTCGAGCGCCAGGACGAGCTTACGGCCCGCGTGGAGCTGCGCGCCTTGCAATCGCAGGTCGATCCTCATTTTCTGTTTAACACCATCAGCACCATCGTGTCGCTCGTACGTACCGAGCCGGACAAGGCCAGGTCGCTGCTGATCGACTTTTCCAATTACTACCGTCAGACGCTTTCTGATTCCGATACCCTCACAACGCTCGAGCACGAGGTGGAACAGGGCACTCGCTATATCAATCTTATGCAGGCTCGTTATGGCGACGGCCGTCTGCGCGTCTCGGTCGATATCGACTTTGAGGTGCGCGATTGCATGGTGCCGCCGTTTATCTTGCAGCCGTTGCTCGAAAACTGCATCAAGCACGCGCAGCGCGAGACCGAGCCGCTTTCTATTCATGTTAGGGCTTTCGAGACCGATGACGGTTTGGAGATCATCGTCGAGGACGACGGCATCGGTATGAGCGAAGAAGTCTGCGCGCATCTGTTTGAGCAACATCGCCTGGAGGAGCCCGAGAGCATTACCGCCGACGGCTCCGTCAAGCGAGGTTGCGGCCTGGCGCTCTTCAACGTGCTTCAGCGCATCCATTTCTTTTACGGAGAAGATTCCGGCATGCGCGTGAAGTCCCAGGAGGGCGTGGGAACGCAGGTCATCGTCGAGCTGAACGGCGAGCCGCATGAGCCGGCGCCGTTGACGGCGTAG